A single genomic interval of Ruminococcus sp. NK3A76 harbors:
- a CDS encoding GntR family transcriptional regulator has translation MNILISNTTDMPIYEQISSQIKGLIASGELSPGDALPSIRLLAKELHISVITTKRAYDELEKDGFIYTVSSKGSYVSDTNSGLIRESRLREIEGLIEKTAALAGMIKLSKKELIEMIDLIYEEADENG, from the coding sequence ATGAATATTCTGATAAGCAATACCACAGATATGCCGATATATGAGCAGATAAGCTCGCAGATAAAGGGGCTGATAGCGTCAGGTGAGCTAAGCCCCGGCGATGCACTGCCGTCTATAAGGCTGCTTGCAAAGGAGCTGCATATCAGCGTCATAACCACCAAGCGTGCCTATGACGAGCTTGAAAAGGACGGGTTTATATACACAGTCTCCTCAAAGGGCAGCTATGTAAGCGACACAAATTCCGGGCTGATAAGAGAGAGCCGCCTGCGTGAGATAGAGGGGCTTATCGAAAAAACGGCCGCCCTTGCAGGGATGATAAAGCTCAGCAAGAAAGAGCTTATTGAGATGATAGATCTTATCTACGAGGAGGCTGATGAAAATGGCTGA
- the trpE gene encoding anthranilate synthase component I has product MLFPEIETVKELLKEYKTVPVFYELLVDQFTPIRLFNCLHERYKNCFILESVDNKDQWGRYSYVGIDPKEEIIINGSTATVKKADGTKRDAQIADPKDFLQSILDEHRSPRINGYPKLTGGLIGYFAYDCVRYYEKTLTSPPKDDLGMPDIDLHIFDELVAYDHLSNKAVIILNINTESDIEAQYAACTRRAEEIIEVLRSYTPGERAPRNENRELTVKSNITKEQYLANVKKAKEYIREGDIFQVVPSQRFEVDQPPESFDVYRMLRTTNPSPYLYYFSHEDYAIAGASPEMLVSVNDGVIVNKPIAGTIKRGLTNDEDKKNEQTLLNDPKERAEHTMLVDLGRNDVGKVSSFGSVSVAEYMAVERYSKVMHLVSTVKGELADDKRPLDALMALLPAGTLSGAPKVRAMEIIDELETTKRGLYGGTVGYLAFDGSIDTCIAIRTVLFRNGKAYVQAGGGVVADSDPEKEYEESVNKSMAVINAIKEANKL; this is encoded by the coding sequence ATGTTATTTCCAGAGATCGAAACAGTAAAAGAGCTGCTGAAAGAATACAAGACAGTTCCCGTGTTCTATGAGCTGCTTGTTGACCAGTTCACCCCGATAAGGCTTTTTAACTGCCTGCATGAAAGATACAAAAACTGCTTCATACTTGAATCAGTTGACAACAAAGACCAGTGGGGGCGCTATTCCTATGTCGGCATCGACCCCAAGGAAGAGATAATCATAAACGGCAGCACTGCGACTGTAAAGAAGGCTGACGGCACAAAGCGTGATGCTCAGATAGCTGACCCGAAGGACTTTTTGCAGAGCATACTCGATGAGCACCGCTCGCCCAGGATAAACGGCTATCCCAAGCTCACAGGCGGCCTGATAGGCTATTTTGCATACGACTGCGTGCGCTACTATGAAAAGACGCTCACCTCTCCCCCGAAGGACGACCTCGGTATGCCCGACATCGACCTGCACATCTTTGACGAGCTGGTAGCCTACGACCACCTTTCAAACAAGGCTGTAATAATCTTAAACATCAACACCGAGAGCGACATTGAAGCTCAGTATGCAGCCTGCACAAGGCGTGCTGAGGAGATAATCGAAGTTTTAAGAAGCTACACTCCGGGGGAGAGAGCTCCCAGGAACGAGAACAGAGAGCTCACAGTAAAATCAAACATCACCAAGGAGCAGTATCTTGCAAATGTAAAGAAGGCCAAGGAATACATCAGAGAGGGCGATATCTTCCAGGTAGTCCCCTCGCAGAGATTTGAGGTAGACCAGCCGCCCGAGAGCTTTGATGTTTACAGAATGCTGAGAACTACAAACCCCTCGCCTTACCTTTACTACTTCTCGCACGAGGATTATGCTATAGCAGGCGCATCGCCTGAGATGCTCGTGTCGGTAAATGACGGCGTGATAGTAAACAAGCCTATCGCCGGCACTATAAAGCGCGGCCTTACTAACGATGAGGACAAGAAAAATGAGCAGACGCTCCTTAATGACCCCAAGGAAAGAGCAGAGCACACGATGCTTGTTGACCTCGGCCGGAACGATGTCGGCAAGGTGAGCAGCTTCGGCAGTGTGAGTGTTGCAGAGTATATGGCTGTAGAGCGCTACTCAAAGGTAATGCACCTTGTATCGACTGTAAAAGGTGAGCTTGCTGATGACAAGAGACCTCTTGATGCTCTCATGGCGCTCCTCCCGGCAGGAACGCTCTCGGGCGCACCCAAGGTAAGGGCTATGGAGATAATCGACGAGCTTGAAACTACAAAGCGTGGCCTTTACGGCGGCACGGTCGGCTATCTTGCGTTCGACGGCTCGATCGACACCTGCATAGCTATAAGAACAGTGCTTTTCAGAAACGGCAAGGCTTACGTTCAGGCAGGCGGCGGTGTCGTTGCCGACTCTGACCCCGAGAAGGAATATGAGGAGTCGGTAAACAAGTCGATGGCAGTAATCAATGCGATAAAAGAAGCTAACAAGCTATAA
- the trpS gene encoding tryptophan--tRNA ligase, producing MANEKEIILTGDRPTGSLHLGHYVGSLRKRVEMQNTGKYLPFIMIADLQALTDNAENPEKIRESILGITLDYLAAGLDPEKCNIFVQSHIPALYELPMYYSNLVTMSRLERNPTIKNEIKMRGFERSIPVGFMTYPISQAADITAFKAKYVPVGEDQLPMLEQAREIVSSFNRIYKCEILVEPQAVLPDNESCNRLVGIDGNAKMSKSLGNCIYLKDDEKTLKEKVMSMYTDPTHINVSDPGHTEGNPVFIYLDAFCTDEMIQEYAPDYKTLEEMKEHYRRGGLGDMKCKKLLNSVMQETLKPIRERRAQFEGDRQYLLDILKKGTERAVEISNKTVAEVRAAIGIDYFTDSTFLDKFVK from the coding sequence ATGGCAAACGAGAAGGAAATAATCTTAACAGGCGACAGACCGACAGGGTCATTACACTTAGGGCACTATGTAGGCTCGCTCAGAAAGAGAGTCGAGATGCAGAACACAGGCAAGTATCTCCCCTTTATAATGATCGCAGACTTACAGGCGCTCACAGACAACGCAGAGAACCCCGAGAAGATAAGAGAGAGCATCCTGGGCATAACTCTTGACTACCTCGCAGCAGGGCTTGACCCCGAGAAGTGCAACATCTTCGTGCAGTCGCATATCCCGGCACTCTACGAGCTGCCGATGTACTACTCAAACCTTGTTACTATGTCAAGGTTAGAGCGCAACCCCACAATAAAGAACGAGATAAAGATGCGTGGCTTTGAGCGCTCTATCCCGGTAGGCTTTATGACATATCCTATCTCGCAGGCAGCGGATATCACGGCTTTCAAGGCAAAGTACGTCCCCGTCGGTGAAGACCAGCTGCCGATGCTCGAACAGGCAAGAGAGATAGTTTCATCATTCAACAGGATATACAAGTGCGAGATACTCGTTGAGCCGCAGGCTGTGCTCCCTGACAACGAGAGCTGCAACAGGCTTGTGGGCATCGACGGCAATGCAAAGATGTCAAAATCTCTCGGCAACTGCATCTACCTTAAGGACGATGAGAAGACCCTTAAGGAAAAGGTCATGAGTATGTACACCGACCCGACACACATAAACGTTTCCGACCCCGGCCACACAGAGGGCAACCCGGTGTTCATATACCTCGATGCTTTCTGCACAGACGAGATGATACAGGAATACGCTCCCGACTACAAGACGCTCGAAGAAATGAAGGAGCACTACCGCAGGGGCGGCCTTGGCGACATGAAGTGCAAAAAGCTCTTAAACAGCGTGATGCAGGAGACCCTTAAGCCGATAAGAGAGCGCAGAGCACAGTTTGAGGGCGACAGGCAGTATCTGCTCGACATACTCAAAAAAGGCACCGAGCGTGCAGTCGAGATATCAAACAAGACAGTAGCAGAGGTAAGGGCCGCAATAGGTATCGACTACTTTACCGACAGCACATTCCTGGATAAATTCGTGAAGTAA
- a CDS encoding AI-2E family transporter produces the protein MKISPNKRYNTVAFYATIVIAINVVLVAALLKADTIMDFLDKCVAVMSPITWGVVIAFLMNPIMVRTEGVLNKTVFKSKPKPKASRAIAVVTACLIFAGIIVGLVWVVVPELLNSVSEIIDNFSSYADTAQDWVMKLFKNNKHVEKALTDTIKKFTSDFGTTLNELRPYINDILSGAWDFINVLKDFVLGFIVSIYLLFSKETLFAQAKKILISICKKSTYTKLIRLFKKTNSVFSGFIGGKIIDSFIIGVLCYIGLMIMNMDYALMISVIIGVTNIIPFFGPFIGAVPSGIFILLVQPNKFIALLIFIFALQQFDGNVLGPKILGNSTGLPGFWVLVSLFIGGGLFGFAGMVLAVPVFALFYALVREGVENTLRKKNLPVDTKHYFGDDLEKIYGRPRKSVPFTQEELENIVIPSIEEANEATQG, from the coding sequence ATGAAAATATCTCCGAACAAGCGGTATAATACCGTGGCGTTCTATGCGACTATCGTTATAGCCATAAACGTGGTGCTCGTGGCGGCACTGTTAAAGGCTGATACGATAATGGATTTCCTTGACAAGTGCGTCGCTGTTATGAGCCCGATAACATGGGGTGTCGTCATCGCATTTCTGATGAACCCTATCATGGTGAGGACAGAGGGCGTGCTCAACAAGACGGTGTTCAAAAGCAAGCCCAAGCCAAAGGCTTCAAGGGCGATAGCTGTAGTGACGGCCTGTCTGATATTCGCAGGCATCATAGTCGGCCTTGTGTGGGTAGTCGTGCCTGAGCTTTTAAACAGCGTCAGCGAGATAATCGACAACTTCTCGAGCTACGCCGACACGGCGCAGGACTGGGTGATGAAGCTCTTTAAAAACAACAAGCACGTTGAAAAGGCGCTCACCGACACGATAAAGAAATTCACCTCGGATTTCGGCACGACGCTGAACGAGCTCCGCCCATACATCAACGATATCCTCTCGGGTGCGTGGGATTTCATAAACGTTCTCAAAGACTTCGTGCTCGGATTTATAGTTTCTATCTATCTGCTTTTCTCAAAGGAGACGCTCTTTGCACAGGCCAAGAAGATACTCATATCCATCTGCAAAAAGAGCACCTATACAAAGCTCATAAGGCTCTTCAAGAAGACAAACAGCGTTTTCTCGGGCTTTATCGGCGGCAAGATAATAGACTCGTTTATCATAGGCGTGCTCTGCTACATCGGCCTTATGATAATGAATATGGACTATGCGCTGATGATAAGCGTTATAATAGGCGTTACGAATATCATTCCCTTCTTCGGCCCCTTTATAGGAGCTGTGCCGTCGGGCATATTCATTCTCCTCGTTCAGCCGAACAAGTTTATAGCACTTCTCATATTCATCTTCGCACTCCAGCAGTTTGACGGAAATGTATTAGGCCCCAAGATCCTCGGCAACTCAACAGGTCTTCCCGGCTTCTGGGTGCTCGTGTCGCTGTTTATCGGCGGCGGCTTATTCGGCTTTGCAGGCATGGTGCTCGCAGTGCCGGTATTCGCACTGTTCTATGCTCTCGTGCGTGAGGGCGTTGAGAACACTCTCAGAAAGAAGAACCTGCCTGTTGACACCAAGCACTACTTCGGCGACGACCTTGAAAAGATATACGGCCGCCCGAGAAAGAGCGTGCCTTTCACTCAGGAGGAGCTTGAAAACATCGTTATCCCCTCGATAGAGGAGGCAAACGAGGCAACGCAGGGATAA
- a CDS encoding peptidylprolyl isomerase: MLKRSLAFTLSLLVAAVCFAGCGNGSSSDAASGDSTSSSAESQTDSTSGGDSSTADSTDGSSTEEKTHPEASLTIDGEKVDTSDLIMLTVDGIDIDFDTFRYYYYYVLNVYSLTPDTVTEDVFPDVLSNTVNQLKQEFVTHKIAREEKIELDEEDKKNIENDISTIKGQYESEEAFVEGMKDYYLTEDVLRSMEEMTALYQKVYAKVLTHDGKYAIKEKDFRKLLKDKDNYARVKHILIPYYSQAELDDETQKQFDSLDLASKNGLKQQAYQQLNDADQEKCQKAAKKVADEVLQKVKDGEDFDKLIKEYGWDSGMEMESSKDGYFVTPDTKFVQEFKDASFKLKEGEYTEELVVNQSYGYFIIKRLPFDDEYVDAHIDSMKEEYDKANIKSLYNELMEEMDVKLSDTYSKLTYQSIK; encoded by the coding sequence ATGCTTAAAAGATCATTGGCATTTACTCTTTCGCTGCTCGTTGCAGCGGTATGCTTTGCAGGGTGCGGCAACGGCTCGTCGTCAGATGCAGCATCGGGTGACAGCACATCATCATCTGCTGAGAGCCAGACAGACAGCACCTCAGGCGGCGACAGCTCGACAGCAGACAGCACAGACGGCTCCTCGACAGAGGAGAAGACCCACCCCGAGGCATCGCTTACTATCGACGGCGAAAAGGTCGATACATCTGACCTCATTATGCTCACAGTTGACGGCATAGATATCGACTTTGATACATTCAGATATTACTACTACTATGTGCTCAACGTATACAGCCTGACACCTGACACTGTTACAGAGGACGTTTTCCCTGATGTGCTCAGCAACACGGTGAACCAGCTCAAGCAGGAATTCGTGACCCACAAGATAGCAAGGGAAGAAAAGATAGAGCTCGACGAGGAAGACAAAAAGAATATCGAGAATGATATAAGCACTATCAAGGGCCAGTATGAATCCGAGGAGGCTTTCGTTGAGGGCATGAAGGATTACTACCTCACAGAAGACGTGCTCAGGTCAATGGAGGAGATGACAGCTCTTTACCAGAAGGTATATGCTAAGGTGCTCACACACGACGGCAAGTATGCTATCAAGGAAAAGGATTTCAGAAAGCTGCTAAAGGACAAGGACAACTACGCAAGAGTAAAGCATATCCTCATTCCTTACTACTCGCAGGCAGAGCTTGACGACGAGACACAGAAGCAGTTTGACTCGCTTGACCTTGCATCAAAGAACGGCCTCAAACAGCAGGCATACCAGCAGCTCAACGACGCTGACCAGGAAAAGTGCCAGAAAGCAGCAAAGAAGGTCGCTGACGAAGTTCTTCAGAAGGTCAAGGACGGCGAGGATTTTGACAAGCTGATAAAGGAATACGGCTGGGATTCCGGCATGGAAATGGAGTCTTCAAAGGACGGCTACTTCGTGACACCTGATACCAAGTTCGTTCAGGAATTCAAGGATGCTTCATTCAAGCTCAAAGAGGGCGAGTATACCGAGGAGCTCGTGGTCAATCAAAGCTACGGCTACTTCATCATAAAGCGTCTGCCGTTTGATGATGAATATGTTGATGCTCACATCGACTCGATGAAGGAGGAGTACGACAAGGCCAACATCAAGTCGCTCTACAACGAGCTCATGGAGGAAATGGACGTAAAGCTCTCCGACACATACAGCAAGCTCACATATCAGAGCATAAAGTAA
- a CDS encoding ABC-2 transporter permease — protein MNGSLQYSLWQVKGLLKVFFAVNFFICILSIFAQNSAFMMIYPLFMILLPLVSGGSRYTTGWRVYEDMLPSTSEQVVSGVYVTALINTASYILSTIIGNITGCIVCRIADGAFDLPGGDEVTILGGGFFKLMFMMMFLSLICFGISCIVIYRYSGRTSKLLTATAAEYVVITAVFVFLLANESDNAAMLAVPTWLMVVSGVIAIPFFPLSYKFSEFFYDKYKD, from the coding sequence ATGAACGGCAGCCTACAATACAGTCTATGGCAGGTAAAGGGTCTGCTCAAAGTCTTTTTTGCGGTGAACTTTTTTATCTGCATACTCAGCATATTTGCGCAGAATTCTGCATTCATGATGATATATCCGCTGTTTATGATACTCCTCCCTCTCGTCTCGGGCGGCAGCAGATACACTACAGGCTGGCGTGTCTATGAAGATATGCTGCCCTCGACCTCCGAGCAGGTGGTGTCGGGCGTGTATGTGACAGCGCTTATAAACACAGCTTCATACATCTTATCAACTATCATCGGCAACATCACAGGCTGCATCGTGTGCAGGATAGCAGACGGCGCATTCGACCTGCCGGGCGGCGATGAGGTGACTATCCTCGGCGGTGGGTTTTTCAAGCTGATGTTTATGATGATGTTTTTATCACTTATCTGCTTCGGGATAAGCTGCATCGTCATCTACAGATACTCAGGCCGCACATCAAAGCTGCTGACAGCCACAGCAGCAGAATATGTCGTCATAACGGCCGTGTTTGTGTTTCTTTTGGCAAACGAATCTGACAACGCCGCCATGCTGGCAGTCCCCACATGGCTTATGGTGGTGTCAGGGGTCATAGCGATACCGTTTTTTCCGCTCAGCTATAAGTTCTCGGAGTTTTTCTATGACAAATACAAGGACTAA
- a CDS encoding HD-GYP domain-containing protein — protein sequence MKEKKKPADSLIKLNSVRKDLSRLSILVPLVMYFVLTICTAFTVQSGKMIVIGDATMPMQSFAGVFTSLANIWLVVMVIYYKKPGFVLSMLFLLLNFVMLVFGIFVQKNLMNFTGVFTSVFTIMMLIILRLNQVKNDKEHKRVQSLFEQTATALVNAIDAKDKYTHGHSTRVAEYSRKLAELNGKSDEECEEIYYAALLHDVGKIGIPESIINKDGELTPEEYEIIKQHPVLGEQILKSISEFPYLSIGACAHHERYDGKGYPYGLKGTDIPEIARIVSVADAYDTMSSKRSYRDPIPQQIVREEIVKGIGEQFDPVYARLMLHLIDIDTEYEMREREEVRALSGKNELTVGKYRSEVSNGLLITPYMSTVYLTVTPSNKLPGRSPVASLILFDSLDGRVHETQKQIDELNYFEYGEVWLDGRTAVTGARKMHTSTADTGDSSLTKPNEYKIEAVKYKDHALINIKTQTQTHEVIIALSDSTRYLYIALTGEHCRISDVRTEKANVKTDELFIPRIAEKISYINEPAGDIPNVQVDGYRTESSLGVEIKDGLTLSFHARSLPTARLVWHCPFIDLFCADDGMVGGKNYRDLAFMRFDGEFWESDKACKTELNVIKKESFGGWEAWKEYNSQGFDTTVTFKVNGSRIQIITENAGILIKSTAVMSGIDKKIYAALTGDQVAITGINISLPETAESTDKAAE from the coding sequence ATGAAGGAAAAAAAGAAACCTGCTGATAGCTTAATAAAGCTCAATTCTGTGCGCAAGGATCTGTCAAGGCTGTCTATACTGGTGCCGCTGGTGATGTATTTTGTGCTGACTATATGCACGGCTTTTACTGTGCAATCGGGCAAGATGATAGTGATCGGCGACGCAACGATGCCTATGCAGTCGTTTGCAGGTGTTTTCACATCGCTTGCCAATATATGGCTGGTGGTGATGGTCATATACTATAAAAAGCCGGGCTTTGTGCTTTCAATGCTGTTTTTGCTGCTGAACTTTGTGATGCTTGTGTTCGGGATCTTCGTGCAGAAGAACCTGATGAATTTCACCGGCGTGTTCACATCGGTGTTCACTATCATGATGCTCATTATCCTGCGCCTGAATCAGGTCAAGAACGACAAAGAGCACAAGCGTGTGCAGAGCCTGTTTGAGCAGACGGCCACAGCGCTTGTAAATGCGATAGATGCCAAGGATAAATATACCCACGGCCATTCAACGAGAGTGGCGGAGTATTCACGCAAGCTCGCAGAGCTAAACGGCAAGAGCGATGAGGAGTGCGAGGAGATATACTACGCAGCGCTGCTGCACGATGTCGGCAAGATAGGCATTCCTGAGAGCATAATCAATAAGGACGGCGAGCTGACACCTGAGGAATACGAGATCATCAAGCAGCACCCGGTCTTAGGCGAGCAGATACTTAAGAGTATCAGCGAATTTCCGTATCTTAGCATTGGTGCCTGCGCCCACCACGAGCGCTACGACGGCAAGGGCTACCCCTATGGCCTTAAGGGCACCGATATCCCAGAGATAGCAAGGATAGTCTCTGTGGCAGATGCTTACGACACCATGTCGTCAAAGCGCAGCTACCGTGACCCCATACCTCAGCAGATAGTGCGTGAGGAGATAGTCAAGGGCATAGGCGAGCAGTTTGACCCTGTGTATGCAAGGCTGATGCTCCACCTCATAGACATCGACACAGAGTATGAGATGCGTGAGCGTGAGGAGGTAAGAGCCCTCTCCGGCAAGAACGAGCTCACAGTCGGCAAATACCGCAGCGAGGTGTCAAACGGCCTGCTGATAACGCCGTATATGTCCACCGTTTACCTGACAGTCACCCCTTCAAACAAGCTGCCGGGCAGGTCGCCTGTGGCTTCGCTGATACTCTTTGACTCGCTCGACGGGCGTGTGCATGAGACACAGAAGCAGATAGACGAGCTCAACTACTTTGAATACGGCGAGGTGTGGCTCGACGGGCGCACGGCTGTGACAGGTGCAAGGAAGATGCATACAAGCACCGCCGACACCGGCGACAGCAGCCTTACAAAGCCTAACGAATACAAGATAGAAGCTGTAAAATACAAAGACCATGCGCTTATAAACATAAAGACGCAGACGCAGACCCACGAAGTGATAATTGCGCTGTCTGACAGCACAAGATACCTCTACATTGCCCTCACCGGCGAGCATTGCAGGATAAGCGATGTGAGGACTGAAAAGGCAAACGTCAAGACGGATGAGTTGTTTATTCCACGCATAGCCGAGAAGATAAGCTACATAAACGAACCGGCAGGGGATATACCGAACGTTCAGGTAGACGGCTACCGCACTGAGTCATCGCTCGGTGTCGAGATTAAGGACGGGCTTACGCTGTCCTTCCACGCAAGGTCGCTTCCGACGGCAAGGCTCGTATGGCACTGCCCGTTTATCGACCTTTTCTGTGCTGATGACGGCATGGTGGGCGGAAAGAATTACCGTGACCTTGCGTTCATGCGCTTTGACGGCGAGTTCTGGGAGAGCGACAAGGCCTGCAAGACCGAGCTCAACGTGATAAAGAAAGAGAGCTTCGGCGGCTGGGAGGCATGGAAGGAATATAACAGCCAAGGCTTTGACACGACCGTGACCTTTAAGGTGAACGGCAGCAGGATACAGATAATCACCGAAAACGCCGGTATCCTGATAAAGAGCACAGCCGTTATGTCAGGCATTGACAAGAAGATATACGCTGCACTCACAGGCGACCAGGTGGCTATCACCGGGATAAACATAAGCCTGCCTGAAACGGCTGAGAGCACGGATAAAGCGGCTGAATAA
- a CDS encoding ABC transporter ATP-binding protein — MADNAIRIKNLCKSYGSFHIENLSLTLPEGCIMGLIGENGAGKSTLIRLIMGASSRDSGTVEVLGHEYMGLSLDDPRQEIGFVIDPGCLPSNADAKDMDMLLKRYYKSWNSEQFFDLLKRFGVEQNKPIYRLSAGTKMKLMISTALCHDARLLILDEPTNGLDPLVRDELLEMLNAFTLDEKHSVLISSHIISDLEKICDYVAYMHDGRLMFCDEKDRLLDDYRIVRCSEQQLSALAKSSCLGVKKGQFGCEVLMKNSLVPLGFCKERTTLEEIIICMARAQKEEGK; from the coding sequence ATGGCTGACAATGCTATCAGAATAAAAAACCTTTGCAAAAGCTACGGCAGCTTTCATATAGAAAACCTCTCGCTTACGCTGCCCGAGGGCTGCATAATGGGGCTAATAGGCGAGAACGGTGCCGGAAAATCAACGCTTATCCGCCTTATCATGGGGGCGAGCAGCCGTGACAGCGGAACAGTCGAGGTGCTGGGGCATGAGTACATGGGGCTGTCGCTTGATGACCCGAGGCAGGAGATAGGCTTTGTGATAGACCCCGGCTGCCTGCCCTCAAACGCTGATGCCAAGGACATGGATATGCTGCTCAAGCGCTACTACAAAAGCTGGAACAGCGAGCAGTTCTTTGACCTGCTAAAACGCTTCGGGGTCGAGCAGAACAAGCCCATTTACAGGCTCTCAGCAGGCACTAAGATGAAGCTGATGATATCCACAGCCCTCTGCCACGATGCAAGGCTGCTGATACTTGACGAGCCGACCAACGGTCTTGACCCTCTTGTGCGTGACGAGCTGCTTGAAATGCTCAATGCGTTCACGCTCGATGAAAAGCACTCCGTCCTCATATCCTCGCACATAATAAGCGACTTAGAGAAGATATGTGACTATGTGGCGTATATGCACGACGGCAGGCTGATGTTCTGTGATGAGAAGGACAGGCTGCTCGATGATTACCGCATCGTCAGATGCAGCGAGCAGCAGCTCTCAGCCCTTGCAAAAAGCTCCTGCTTAGGGGTCAAAAAGGGGCAGTTCGGGTGCGAGGTGCTCATGAAAAACAGCCTTGTGCCTTTAGGATTTTGCAAGGAGCGCACAACGCTTGAAGAAATAATCATCTGCATGGCAAGAGCACAGAAGGAGGAAGGAAAATGA
- a CDS encoding bifunctional anthranilate synthase component II/anthranilate phosphoribosyltransferase produces MILMIDNYDSFTYNLYQAIGVLYPHIEVKRNDEITLDEIEKLAPEGIILSPGPGRPADAGICEELIKRFSGKYPILGVCLGHQAIAEAFGGKIIHAKEQLHGKQTEISINTANPLFAGLTKSIKAARYHSLVADSVTLPSCLSVIATDDTAQIMALQHREHKTYGVQFHPESILTDTGMKMIDNFLTNICGVKTTKAALPSIPDGERTELVKFIRKVVDKGEHLTEQESFEAVDIIMNDRATNAQIACLLTAMRLQGENVDEITGFVKGMRKNMTEVIPDTPVLEIVGTGGDLSFSFNISTTSGFVIAGAGQAVAKHGNRGVSSKSGAADVLEALGCNISLSPDKAKSLINEAGYTFLFAQKYHSAMRFVGLTRRQIGVRTIFNILGPLANPAKAEYMLLGAYSDELLENMAKVLMNIGVKSAMLVHGQDGFDEISISAPTTVCEVRDGKIIKYEICPEDFGLKRYNKSDVTGGEAKDNAAITKGVLDGSITGAKRDIILLNAGCALYVAHKADTIKDGIELARQSIDSGEALKRLEMFAELSNEG; encoded by the coding sequence ATGATACTGATGATAGATAATTACGACAGCTTCACTTACAACCTTTATCAGGCTATCGGCGTGCTCTATCCCCACATCGAGGTAAAGAGAAACGACGAGATAACTCTTGACGAGATAGAAAAGCTCGCTCCCGAGGGCATTATCCTCTCCCCCGGCCCCGGCAGGCCTGCTGATGCAGGCATCTGCGAGGAGCTTATAAAGAGATTCAGCGGCAAATACCCTATCTTAGGCGTATGCCTTGGCCACCAGGCAATAGCTGAGGCCTTCGGCGGAAAGATAATACACGCAAAAGAGCAGCTCCACGGCAAGCAGACAGAGATAAGCATAAACACAGCCAACCCTCTTTTTGCAGGGCTTACAAAGAGCATAAAGGCTGCACGCTATCACTCGCTCGTGGCTGACAGCGTTACGCTGCCCTCCTGCCTGTCTGTCATCGCAACTGACGACACAGCTCAGATAATGGCACTTCAGCACAGAGAGCACAAGACCTACGGTGTGCAGTTCCACCCCGAGAGCATACTGACAGATACAGGCATGAAGATGATAGACAACTTCCTCACTAACATCTGCGGTGTCAAGACTACAAAGGCTGCTCTCCCCTCTATCCCCGACGGCGAGAGAACAGAGCTTGTAAAGTTTATAAGAAAGGTAGTTGACAAGGGCGAGCACCTGACTGAGCAGGAGAGCTTTGAGGCTGTTGACATCATCATGAACGACAGGGCAACAAACGCTCAGATAGCCTGCCTGCTCACAGCAATGAGGCTCCAGGGCGAGAATGTTGACGAGATAACAGGCTTTGTAAAGGGCATGAGAAAGAACATGACCGAAGTTATCCCCGACACACCTGTTTTAGAGATAGTAGGCACAGGCGGCGATCTTTCGTTCAGCTTCAATATCTCGACTACCTCGGGCTTTGTTATCGCAGGCGCAGGCCAGGCAGTTGCAAAGCACGGCAACAGGGGCGTTTCTTCAAAGAGCGGTGCGGCAGACGTGCTCGAAGCTCTCGGCTGCAACATCTCCCTCTCGCCTGACAAGGCAAAGAGCCTGATAAACGAAGCAGGCTACACATTCCTCTTTGCGCAGAAGTATCACTCCGCAATGCGCTTTGTAGGCCTTACAAGAAGACAGATAGGCGTAAGAACCATATTCAACATCTTAGGGCCTTTGGCAAACCCTGCAAAGGCTGAGTATATGCTGCTCGGTGCATACAGCGACGAGCTGCTTGAAAACATGGCAAAGGTGCTCATGAACATCGGTGTCAAAAGCGCTATGCTCGTTCACGGCCAGGACGGCTTTGACGAGATATCCATATCCGCTCCGACAACTGTATGCGAGGTAAGAGACGGCAAGATAATCAAGTACGAGATATGCCCTGAGGATTTCGGTCTTAAACGCTACAACAAATCAGACGTTACAGGCGGCGAGGCAAAGGACAACGCAGCTATCACCAAGGGCGTGCTTGACGGCAGCATAACAGGTGCCAAGAGAGACATCATTCTCTTAAACGCAGGCTGCGCACTCTATGTAGCACACAAGGCAGACACGATAAAGGACGGCATCGAGCTTGCAAGACAGAGCATCGACAGCGGCGAGGCTCTTAAGAGACTTGAAATGTTTGCAGAGCTTTCAAACGAGGGTTAA